The Glycine soja cultivar W05 chromosome 19, ASM419377v2, whole genome shotgun sequence genomic sequence ATATCAAAAGTAGCATTTCATAGAAGGCGAAACAAATCAACGTTTTGAAACTTCGAAAACAAAAGTGCATACTCAATCATCTTAAATGATAAACATTCTCttcttaaatttgaaattgtcaaAGTCAAACCAATGATGTGGCAAGTTACTTACAGATTTCTTGTAGCTCCCAGTTAGTAGGTGTTTATTATACTTCAACTGAATATAATATGCAGTCGATGCATATACTATgcttaataattatttacagAAATTTACGTGGAGAAAAACTCCTTTAAATATGATCTCTATGCACGAGTTCATGGAAGATCAAACTGTGATGTATCTTGATAGAACATTGTGTTCTCATGAAGAAGGAAGGAGCTAGTTAGTATAGCAACAAATGTAGTGTCACACGGTCACTGCTTCTATGCCAAGCTCAGAAGTTTCTTGTTCAAAACTAGAAATAACACAGAATACTAATTTGAATCAAGCACTAGAGCATGACTTCCTTCTAGGAACTAGATGTTCCTCTGCCCCTTTGGAAACAGAATGCCTAACCCTCGCTTTTTCACTGCCATCAACCCATCTCTTTAGCCTTTCAAGCAACTTTGTCCTTTTTGAACAAGCACTGTCACTGTGATCATGACCCCTAGTATGCTCATCAAAGGAAGGATCACTGTGATGCTCCAAAAGGGAATTGTGTAGTTCATGCTCTGAGTCATAATGGATAAGTACATCATTTCTTCCAAATTCCAATTCTAAATGGTTTTTATCCTGGTTCTGTTGTTGTTCATGGTGCCTCACTAGATCATGCCTTAAACAAGCATTTGTCCACCGCAAGTAAATCAGTTCTTTAGCTTCATCTGCTCGTTCTTTCTTGGCCTGCTCCAATTCATCCAGAAGCTTTGTGTACTCTTCCCTACTTACATCTCCTGCTTCAATCTGCTCATGAAAAACCTTAAATTGTAACGATTTGGATGCTAGTAAATTTCCTTTAAGAAAGAACtttgttgaaataaaatgaCAGTGCAAAAACTCTTTATTGTAGCCCAATCATAAATTGTTATGCAATTGAATATTGTTAACTTTTGTAATAAATTCATATCTAGGGTGATTTTCTATTGGttgatgtgaaaaaaaaaattatattgacattgtatcaaaattataatCCCAAAGAATAAACCATTATATATAGTCCAACCCCTTTAATGACATGCCAATATATGATTAACATGTTAAATTTAACACTAGaaatagatcaaaattaaaatcatgcATACCCACTACTACTATTATTGGTGTTATTGTAGTTTATATTAGTTGATCAGAGAAACCTTTTAGATTTCAACCAGTACATGATTTTTTATACGTTTGTATTGCTTACCTTAGAAGCATAGGATTTTTCTGCTGTGTCAAGCTTCTTCAGAAGTTCATTCTTCTCATCCTGCAATTGATCCAAAGCCCTCTGCAGCTCTTCCATTTTATCCTCAAGTTTACCTATGACATCAATTTTTGTTTCCAAGGCATCACGGCTTCtcaagatttcttcttcttccagtTTGAGCTTCGAAGCCTGCTCCTTCGCGAGGCGGGTTTGTGCCTTTGATTTCCTCATTAGCTTCTGAAACTTCCTCCGAAGCATTCTATTCTCAGATTTCCAACGCTCAATCTGTTCCACAACTCTGAGATATTGAGCAACAAAACTCTCCAACCTCCTATTCTGCATCTCCATCGACGAAATCTCCCTGTCCAAGAAGCCAACACGAGCAGTCTCCAGTGACAACATGTTTTTTATCTCCCCAACCACAGTTTCTTGCTCTTTCATATCACAATAGCGACCAAACTGCAAACGTAAGGCCAACTCCTTCATATGCATACCTTCAATCATGCTTCTCAGGCCATTAATCTCTTCTTCTAAACACGGGGTGTCATTGATCATCGAACTTTCAGCAACAACACTTTGATCTATTGTTGTACTATGTCCTTCATCTTCCAAACATGAAAGGCTATGACTATGACAACTTTCTTCATAGTTTGGCTCAAGATGGGAATTGGTTTCGTGGGAACTTCCTTCATTTAGTGATAAAGAAGAGGTTTTAGAGAGGCTTTTCTTTGCCACGAACCAAGCATAGATGCAACCAGCAAAAGACACAGCCAAAGGAACACCAGCTTTGAGGATAATTGGCTTTATTAGGACCTCAGGCTTTGATGTTGTGTTTTCCATCCTGAACAACAAAGACAAGTTTCAGCAATTTGATTTGGTTAGGCTTTTATTTCCATCAAAACCCAATGGAAGAAGACACCAAAAATCTTAATTTGATCCTTGTTGTGTGTTGTGTTAGCAATGGTTTGAAAGATGGTTTGCATAGTAGTATTATTTTGTGGCATTGGCATTGCTTTTTCTTTGGTTTAGAGGAAGAAGCACAATGATATAGCTTTTTGACTTCCCCAACACCACCAAATGCTGTCAACTAGCCTTGTTCGTGCTCTTTGGAATCTAATTCTTTTCTGGATTAATAAAATTTCGGGCTTCTTTTCTTCTATTTGAAATCATACGTGGGATGTTTTAGTTTCCACATGTTCAAAGCTTGAACATACATAGGGGTGTCCATTGGGAATTACCAATTTCGAGGAGTGCACTTCCAATATTCATTCAAGGTCAATGCTCCGTTGCCGCGAAAAAAtattctgcattttttttttgtgggatcAGACATATGGTGTAAAACTATGTATAGtaacatcaaataatttttttatatcatgctAGGAagtattcattaattttattcatcattatttttggttgatcattatttttaagaaagtttttttctttttattttttttatttacaggaCTTAAATCTAAGATTTTTCTCAAAGGAATTAAAGCCAGTACCatttagattaaaaatttgttgattaaatatttgtttttatgctttaaattatttatacaagtaagtataaataatttatgtgcTCTTGGTATAATAAATCTTTTactaacttattaaaaaaaatctcactaatttagtttttctattttctatttttttgtatcaTATGATTATGGTAACACAAACCGCCTTGTCCAGTGGTAGGATCGGAGTAATACGTATGGGATCGTAggtttaattaaaatagtagtacattcatgtaaattttttacattatcaattaattataaatgtatcattaaaaatagttgattttatgctaattattttaaatcatgTTGTAGTGTTACTTAATTGATTgagaatgtaaattttttatattaataattttaaaaaaattaaaatcttaaatatattatattaaaattttaaatttccttaAAAAACATGGATATAATAAATACTGTGTTTTTTaatacactaaatacattattttctaatcaaaaatatttttatcatatactaaaaaatttcattctttaagCCGGTTTGATTATCTAAATACTTCTTTTTTGTCATATAAATACGTACTCTAATAATCTAATGCAACGTATTCATGTCATAGCTTTAATTGCACAAATCTAAAGTCAAGTACATTTTGTGTGCTTATCACTAGCGAGACCAATTTTGTCAATTTTCAATGTTCAATAATTTACTTATTGTAGTCGTCAATGCTCCTAAATAAAACCCTACTTTTAGAGACCAACATTAAGCCTTTAGAATTAGATATTTAGGATAAATCCATTtaagacattaaagaagcatATTTCAtccctattttcttttctcttacaCTTTTACATTTAATGGTAAgacaataaataaacaataaagaaaagtgaaaatattatataaaaaggaagacaatagtaaaaaattaattaatatagaataaaaaagataagaggaaaattatatatatatatccttttattaatgatgtattttttatgttattaatgatgtattttgggttAGGCctagtaattaaaataaaaaaaaacctttttcgTTATATTAGTGTCAAATTTCAATCaactgtaaaaaatattataaagaaaatgtcaaaaataatATCGCTAACATTCATCATAAACAtcaatttctaattaaattttacactGTCAAGTATTGTTAACTCGAAAACGTATCCATTACATCATGCCAAGAATTGTAATTCCTATCTGTTAAGGAAAGGATATGATTAATACCTTTGCGGTCtcaataatttaattgaaattgtggttggtttttattatattgaacACAAAAGGCatcaattaaacaaaaatgATGGAACCACCTCATACTTCAAAGCTAAGAATTTGTAAATACAGCTAGCTGTTAAAACTTCTTTATTGTCTCAAGACCTCCATTGTTTACTG encodes the following:
- the LOC114399632 gene encoding protein CHUP1, chloroplastic-like — encoded protein: MENTTSKPEVLIKPIILKAGVPLAVSFAGCIYAWFVAKKSLSKTSSLSLNEGSSHETNSHLEPNYEESCHSHSLSCLEDEGHSTTIDQSVVAESSMINDTPCLEEEINGLRSMIEGMHMKELALRLQFGRYCDMKEQETVVGEIKNMLSLETARVGFLDREISSMEMQNRRLESFVAQYLRVVEQIERWKSENRMLRRKFQKLMRKSKAQTRLAKEQASKLKLEEEEILRSRDALETKIDVIGKLEDKMEELQRALDQLQDEKNELLKKLDTAEKSYASKIEAGDVSREEYTKLLDELEQAKKERADEAKELIYLRWTNACLRHDLVRHHEQQQNQDKNHLELEFGRNDVLIHYDSEHELHNSLLEHHSDPSFDEHTRGHDHSDSACSKRTKLLERLKRWVDGSEKARVRHSVSKGAEEHLVPRRKSCSSA